The following nucleotide sequence is from Streptomyces xiamenensis.
CGGCCAGCGGCACGGTGACGACGATGGTGTCGACATTGGCGGCCAGCACCTGGCCGCGTGAGGTCCGCGCGGCCTCGGCGCGGACGATGGCGGTACGGCGGGGCAGCAGCGCCTCGATCCGGTCGCCGCGCACGGCCGCCCAGTCGCCCGTGCAGGGGGCGGTGACGGCACGGGAGTCGGCGTGCAGCGCGCCCTCGCCGGTGACGACCTCGCAGCGGCCGCGGTCCACGCGGACGATACGGGCCGGGGTCAGGCCTTCGGTGCGGTAGGGGGTGAAGTCCTCTTCGAGGGACGTGTTCCAGCCATAGCCGGAGAGCACGTCGGGAAAAACGTCAGACAACGGTGGTAACCCTTGCGGACAAGGGGCCCCTGCGGTGTGAAAACGCGGAGAATCGTGGAATCAGACCGGGGCCCGGGATGTGAGGGTGGTCATGGTCCGGGCGTTGCGCACGGCAACGGTCTCGTTCGCAGCCATCAACCTCACCTCCCTCAGCTCATCCGGTGCGCGACCCACGTGTCGCGGCCCGCACACCGTAGCACCGGGCGGGCCGGCGCTGCCAGTGAGTTCGGGCCGCCCGTTTTCCCCGGTCCGCTGTCCGCGCCCGTCGCGGTTCAGCCGCGCGGCGGCGGGGCGGTGCTCTCCCGGATCACCATGTGCGTGGGCACCAGCGTCGTGCCGCGCTCGGGCGCGTGCTGCTCGCGCATCTTGCGCAGCACCCCGGCCACGCACCGCCGCCCCACCTCGGCGAAGTCCTGGTGGACGGTGGTCAGCGGGGGCGGGAAGGACCCGGCCTCGGGTATGTCGTCGAAGCCGACGACGCTCACATCGCCCGGCACGGACTTGCCCGCCTCGTGCAGGGCGCGCAGCAGGCCGAGCGCCATCTGGTCGTTGGCGGCGAAGACGGCGGTGCACTCGGGGTTGCGGGCCAGCAGCAGTCCGGCCCGGTATCCGGACTCGGCGCTCCAGTCGCCGGCCGCCATCGGCGGCACCTCGCGGCCGGCTTCCTCCAGGGTGGTGCGCCAGGCGCGCACCCGCCGCTGGGCGGCGAAGGACTCGGGGGGCCCGGAGATGTGCCACACGGTGCGGTGGCCGAGGTCCAGCAGGTGCTGGACGGCTTCGCGGGTGCCGCCGGCCTGGTCGGTGTCCACGACGCTGTAGCGGTCGCCGGCGTTGGAGTCGGCGACCACGACCTGGACGTGCGGGGGCAGCGGCAGGACCTCGACGTCGGTCAGGCTGACTTCCATGATCACGATAGCGGCGTCGACGGCGAGTTCGCCGAGCCGGGTGAAGGCGCCGCGCACCCCGTCCTGGGTGGGGGCGCTGACCGGGATCAGCGTGATCGCGTACCCCTCGCTCGCGGCCGAGGCGGCGATCGCCTCCAGGGTGCGGACGTTGCCGGTGGTGGCGAGGGTGAACAGGATGACGCCGATGGTCCGGAACTCCCCGCGTTTGAGGGCGCGGGCCGCGCTGTTGGGGCGGTAGCCGAGCTGTTTCATGGCCGTGAGCACCTGCGACCTGGTCTCCTCGCCGACGCCCGGGTGACCGTTGGAGACCCGGGAGACGGTCTGCGAGGAGACCCCGGCGAGCCGGGCGACATGGGCCATCGACACCCGCTGGGTACGCCGCGGTGCCGGTACGGCGGCTGCCCCGGGCACCGGTGCGGTGGCCGGCTCCGTCGCCGGCTCTGGCTGGTCCTTGGCCACCTGAGTGATCACGTTCCCCTCGTGCCTCGTCCGCGCTGCTGCACTGCCTACGCGGCTGTGACGTCATACATCAACTCTTGACGGCGATCAGGGAGCAGTGTAAGCATCCAGCCATTGATGTTTACGTAAACATAATCCAACATGTTTACGTAAACATTCCGCACGACGGAACAAGGATTCGGCCATGACAACGTTGTCACCGCCCCGGGGAGCGGGACGAGCGGGAAGCTCCAGCCCGGCCCGTTCGCCCCGGCGGCAGCGCGACCGGCGCTCCTGGACCGGCTGGGGCTTCATCGGGCCGTTCATGGCCGTCTTCGCCCTGGTGTTCCTGGCACCCATCGGTTACTCGATCTACCTCAGCCTCTTCCGCGACCAACTGGTCGGCGGCACCACCTTCGTGGGCTTCGAGAACTACCAGCGGGCCTTCGAGGACCCGCAGTTCTGGTCCGCGCTCGGCCGGGTCAGCCTCTTCCTGGCCGTCCAGGTGCCGATCATGCTCTTCCTGGCGCTGCTGGTGGCCCTCGCCCTGGACAGCGGCCGGCTCTACGGCACCAACTTCTTCCGGATATCGATCTTCCTGCCGTACGCGGTGCCCGCCGTCGTCGCCACCATCATGTGGAGCTTCATGTACGGCTCCCGCTTCGGACTGATCGGCAACATCAACGACGCGTTCGGGGTCTCGATACCCGACCCGCTCTCCCCGGAGCTGATCCTCGCCGCCATCGGCAACATCGTCACCTGGGAGTTCATCGGCTACAACATGCTGATCTTCTACTCGGCGCTGCGGGTCATCCCGCACTCCCTCTACGAGGCCGCCGAGATCGACGGCGCCGGCCAGCTGCGGGTCATCACCGCCATCAAACTCCCCGCCATCCGGGGCGCGCTGGTCATCGCCACCATCTTCTCGATCATCGGCTCCTTCCAGCTGTTCAACGAGCCGTCCATCCTGCAGAAGCTGGCCCCCAACGCGATCACCACGTACTTCACGCCCAACCTCTACACCTACTCGCTGTCCTTCTCCGGCCAGCAGCACAACTACGCCGCCACGGTCGCGATCATCATGGGCGTCTTCACCATGATCATCGCCTACGCCGTGCAGCTGCGCGGCATGCGAAAGGAAGCGTGAGCCACGCGATGGGAACCCCGGCTTCCGCCGTACGGCTGCGCACCCCGCGCCGCCCGCGCCCGCCCCACAGCGTCAACCGGCCGCGCCGCAGCCTCACCCTGACCCTGCTCACCGGCCTGGTCCTGGTGTACACCCTGGTCCCCCTGGTGTGGCTGTTCATCAACGCCACCAAGACCCAGGGGTCCCTGTTCGACTCCTTCGGCCTGTGGTTCAGCGGCGACTTCGCGCTGTGGGACAACATCGGCAAGACCCTCAGCTACAACGACGGCGCCTTCGTGCGCTGGCTGCTCAACACCCTGCTGTACGTGGTGGCGGGGGCCGGCGGCGCCACCCTGCTGGCGGTGCTCGGCGGTTACGCGCTCGCCAAGTTCACCTTCCCCGGCAAGCGCGGGGTGTTCGCCGTCATCATCGGGGCGGTCGCCGTCCCCGGCACGGCGCTGGCGATCCCCACCTTCCTGATGTTCAGCCAGATGGGGCTCACCAACACCCCCTGGGCCGTCATCATCCCCTCGCTCATCTCGCCGTTCGGCCTCT
It contains:
- a CDS encoding carbohydrate ABC transporter permease; the encoded protein is MTTLSPPRGAGRAGSSSPARSPRRQRDRRSWTGWGFIGPFMAVFALVFLAPIGYSIYLSLFRDQLVGGTTFVGFENYQRAFEDPQFWSALGRVSLFLAVQVPIMLFLALLVALALDSGRLYGTNFFRISIFLPYAVPAVVATIMWSFMYGSRFGLIGNINDAFGVSIPDPLSPELILAAIGNIVTWEFIGYNMLIFYSALRVIPHSLYEAAEIDGAGQLRVITAIKLPAIRGALVIATIFSIIGSFQLFNEPSILQKLAPNAITTYFTPNLYTYSLSFSGQQHNYAATVAIIMGVFTMIIAYAVQLRGMRKEA
- a CDS encoding LacI family DNA-binding transcriptional regulator; protein product: MAHVARLAGVSSQTVSRVSNGHPGVGEETRSQVLTAMKQLGYRPNSAARALKRGEFRTIGVILFTLATTGNVRTLEAIAASAASEGYAITLIPVSAPTQDGVRGAFTRLGELAVDAAIVIMEVSLTDVEVLPLPPHVQVVVADSNAGDRYSVVDTDQAGGTREAVQHLLDLGHRTVWHISGPPESFAAQRRVRAWRTTLEEAGREVPPMAAGDWSAESGYRAGLLLARNPECTAVFAANDQMALGLLRALHEAGKSVPGDVSVVGFDDIPEAGSFPPPLTTVHQDFAEVGRRCVAGVLRKMREQHAPERGTTLVPTHMVIRESTAPPPRG
- a CDS encoding carbohydrate ABC transporter permease, translated to MGTPASAVRLRTPRRPRPPHSVNRPRRSLTLTLLTGLVLVYTLVPLVWLFINATKTQGSLFDSFGLWFSGDFALWDNIGKTLSYNDGAFVRWLLNTLLYVVAGAGGATLLAVLGGYALAKFTFPGKRGVFAVIIGAVAVPGTALAIPTFLMFSQMGLTNTPWAVIIPSLISPFGLYLMWVFASEAIPTELLEAARIDGSSEIGTFFRVSLPLLAPGIVTVLLFTMVATWNNYFLPLIMIKDPDWYPLTVGLNSWKDQAATAGGEAIFNLVITGSLLTIIPLVIAFLLLQRYWQSGLSAGSVKE